A section of the Paenibacillus aurantius genome encodes:
- a CDS encoding nucleoside recognition domain-containing protein, which translates to MSPSPIGTQSKAVTLALGVLAILLVVFIIIYPDDAFQSSLGGLKLWWNYVFPALLPFLVVTQLMTGLGVVQAVGVLLDPFMRLFFRIPGIGGWALAAGLTAGYPAGAELTASLRKEGRLSVAEAERLLAISHLCSPVVLITVIGIGFLHSAKAGLVLAGIHYLSAILMGIWFRLTAPKEPAGEAAKARKPLRSSDRQGLLTRSLAALREARSRDGRAFGKMLGDAVSSANQTLMIVGGFMILFAVLTRMALLLLPAPLKGLSLFVPGLLEPHLGAYAITQSALPLPLLLGLLGAAAAWSGLSLHAQVRSFSLPAGIRYGSFLYARTVHAVLAFGLTLALWKPLAGWLADPKAAFLPFSGGEWSTASGEPVSGWALLLKGGGPLVWFTGLIALLGGASLVIFLTRGLARVFNARRI; encoded by the coding sequence ATGTCCCCCTCGCCCATCGGAACGCAAAGCAAAGCCGTCACGCTTGCCTTGGGAGTTCTGGCGATCCTACTGGTCGTCTTTATCATTATATACCCGGATGATGCCTTTCAGTCTTCCTTGGGAGGGCTTAAGCTTTGGTGGAATTATGTGTTCCCCGCTCTGCTGCCTTTCCTCGTCGTGACCCAGCTCATGACCGGCCTTGGCGTCGTTCAAGCGGTTGGCGTCCTGCTGGACCCGTTCATGCGCCTCTTCTTCCGCATTCCGGGAATCGGAGGCTGGGCACTCGCGGCCGGCCTCACGGCAGGCTACCCGGCCGGTGCCGAGCTGACGGCGTCTCTTAGGAAGGAGGGCCGCCTTAGCGTGGCGGAAGCGGAACGCCTGCTTGCCATCTCCCATCTCTGCAGCCCGGTGGTCCTTATCACCGTCATCGGCATTGGCTTTCTTCACAGCGCCAAAGCCGGTCTGGTGCTCGCGGGGATCCATTACCTCTCGGCCATTCTTATGGGCATCTGGTTTCGGCTTACCGCACCGAAGGAGCCTGCCGGAGAGGCGGCCAAGGCTCGCAAGCCGCTTAGGAGCAGCGATCGGCAGGGGCTCCTGACACGAAGCCTGGCTGCTTTAAGAGAGGCCCGCAGCCGGGATGGCCGGGCCTTCGGCAAAATGCTCGGCGATGCCGTCTCCTCCGCCAATCAAACCCTTATGATCGTGGGAGGGTTTATGATCCTGTTTGCCGTTCTTACCCGGATGGCCCTGCTCCTGCTGCCCGCCCCTCTTAAAGGGCTCTCCCTCTTCGTGCCGGGGCTTCTGGAGCCTCATCTGGGGGCGTATGCCATCACCCAATCGGCCCTCCCCCTGCCTCTGCTGCTCGGCTTGCTGGGAGCTGCAGCCGCGTGGAGCGGCCTTTCCCTTCACGCTCAGGTCAGAAGCTTCAGCCTCCCGGCGGGCATCCGTTACGGCTCTTTCCTCTACGCCCGAACGGTGCACGCCGTCTTGGCTTTCGGGCTTACCCTGGCGCTGTGGAAGCCGCTGGCCGGATGGCTGGCCGATCCGAAAGCCGCCTTCCTCCCCTTTTCCGGAGGGGAATGGAGCACCGCCTCGGGAGAGCCCGTCTCGGGCTGGGCCCTGTTGCTTAAAGGAGGCGGACCGCTTGTTTGGTTTACCGGTCTTATAGCCTTACTGGGTGGCGCCTCCCTTGTCATTTTCCTTACACGCGGCCTGGCTAGAGTCTTTAACGCCCGGCGTATTTGA
- a CDS encoding SepM family pheromone-processing serine protease, which translates to MDEEYKPGEPGSYLAPERSLKRGWSLRRFLAGLVIVFLLSYILFIIPLPYYIFKPGSAEEIHPMVKVTQGDSPEQGAFLLTTVGVMDSNVFSYFWAKLFKEEIRPKTSVKQADETDQEYTQRQVYKMISSQSSAIQAAYNKLGIPYHIKDEGVMVLHVVKGMPAEKVLQVGDYLLEIDGLSLTDGEKLVNYLKTKKAGDTVKVTFRRGDQVKQETVSLAILPAASPAAGQSSEPPRVGIGFTFSQVQSVQADDEGKQVTIQAGEIGGPSAGLMFSLEIYNQLVPEDITKGYRVAGTGEIDELGHVGVIGGIQHKVVAADREGAEIFFAPKDLYPAAGQTFQPVLNTTDAKRQAEKIGTKMKVVSVGTMEEALDYLKNLPPKGSKG; encoded by the coding sequence ATGGACGAAGAGTACAAGCCGGGGGAGCCCGGTTCTTATCTTGCTCCTGAGCGTTCTCTGAAAAGAGGATGGTCGCTTAGGAGGTTTTTAGCAGGACTGGTAATCGTGTTCCTGCTGTCCTACATTCTTTTTATCATTCCGCTGCCTTATTATATCTTCAAGCCGGGTTCGGCCGAAGAGATCCATCCCATGGTTAAGGTCACCCAGGGCGATTCTCCCGAGCAGGGGGCCTTCCTGCTTACTACCGTAGGGGTGATGGATTCCAACGTGTTCTCCTACTTCTGGGCTAAGCTATTTAAGGAAGAGATCCGGCCGAAGACCTCGGTAAAGCAGGCGGATGAAACGGATCAGGAATATACCCAGCGCCAAGTGTACAAAATGATCTCTTCCCAGAGCAGCGCCATCCAGGCCGCCTATAACAAGCTCGGGATTCCTTATCACATCAAGGACGAAGGCGTGATGGTGCTTCATGTGGTCAAGGGAATGCCGGCGGAGAAAGTGCTGCAGGTCGGCGATTACCTGTTGGAGATTGACGGACTTTCTCTTACCGATGGCGAGAAGCTGGTGAATTATCTCAAAACCAAAAAGGCGGGCGACACGGTTAAGGTGACTTTCCGCCGGGGAGACCAAGTGAAGCAGGAAACCGTCTCTCTCGCCATTCTACCCGCGGCTTCTCCCGCGGCGGGACAGTCCTCCGAGCCTCCCCGCGTAGGAATCGGCTTTACGTTCTCGCAGGTGCAATCCGTTCAGGCCGATGACGAAGGCAAGCAGGTGACCATTCAAGCGGGAGAGATCGGAGGCCCTTCCGCCGGGCTCATGTTCTCGCTTGAAATCTACAACCAGCTGGTGCCCGAGGATATCACGAAAGGCTACCGGGTAGCGGGAACGGGAGAGATCGATGAGCTGGGTCATGTCGGAGTCATCGGCGGAATTCAGCACAAGGTGGTGGCGGCGGACCGGGAGGGAGCCGAGATTTTCTTCGCTCCGAAGGATCTGTATCCGGCGGCGGGGCAGACGTTCCAGCCGGTGCTTAACACAACGGACGCCAAACGGCAGGCGGAGAAAATCGGGACGAAGATGAAGGTCGTATCCGTAGGAACAATGGAAGAGGCGCTGGATTATTTGAAAAATCTGCCGCCAAAAGGCAGCAAAGGCTAA